The Watersipora subatra unplaced genomic scaffold, tzWatSuba1.1 SCAFFOLD_49_1, whole genome shotgun sequence nucleotide sequence ATTTGATGGTTGGAACATTGGGTATGATTTTCAGCACTTTGATTCGGGCCTAAAGTTATTGGCTATTTTTTAACTACTAGCAAACATTTTTCCGTATTGAGTTGCTATACTGAGTATCACCCCAAAATCAACGCCGTTTTACATACGgacaaaaatgttctaaaagTAACATATACTTTGAAGCCACTACAATGCTGGTTTATGTGGATcgattaactctttcactgccatctatgtataaatatagctattggcctactgccagccattttaccaaaaattgccgattttgcttaatgatatgtatacaatttctttcaacttcaaactctatctagaacaccTTTGTTGTACATTTTAGTTTGctaatatgttaaaaaatagtgctatgcaaaaattgttgtgtatctatactttgtgcattgctaaagctagtTGAAGCTATGTGAATCTATGATTgttacaaagctaaaacgatcctctacaatgttctttactcttacaaaactattactttcaccaccatctgaattagtgctgctactttaattatctgtgtaatcacaaaaatctaaatctgaattggctataatgtaatcaacataaataattatttgttttctaactcaggAGGTACTTTTGAAAACCATAATAACACCAAAGAGTTCAAATGTCTGgaagaaaaaaatttatgttttatgttGGAAAGTCGCAGACAAAAATTTTATCCTGCTTCATTAATTTAGTTTGATTTTATAGATGAATTGTCGGACGACACTATCAATACCATAAAATTTCTATAGATCATTGTTTATGTAGTCAACAGATAATagaattaagttactacgcagtTGCTGAGAAATTCGCATAAATGCGCATACGACAGTGAAAGGGGTAATGCTAATGcttttgaatgataacaatcATGACTACACTTTGCCATTATTTTCACCAATCCATggttttttttgacgtcatcaagccgtttacacatgcgctcgttcacaaaaaagccgccatatttgtagaaaatgatcgtttttctttcatttaatagtactttttggtgttgtttggacactataataaaaaaattgtaaacaaaagccttgttttcaaaaattcattgcaaaagcttcgtgtttttagcAGTGAAaatgtctataaagatggccgacaacaaaaaaattatgtcaCGAAAAAACCAAGGATCGTTTTAATGTagttttgaatttttgtttgagTTCTATGACATGGAATTCATGTCTGGTTTCTCCACAACAGAATGGCTGCATCTTTTGTTAACACGATCAAAGTTAGAAGTTTTACCAGATCCCTTTCCGTCTTACAAGTCCTATTACCTTCTGCATACTTCACTTGGTTAATACagttaaagttaaaaaaaaataatgCCTTTATAACATGCTAGTTAGTAtgtaatttatttatgtatttattcatTCTGTATGATAGCTTCTTATGCTTTACTAAAGTTTATTTCATTAGGTTAGCAGTAGCCTCTTGTATATGCATTAGGTCAGCAGTAGCCTCTTGTATATGCATTAGGTCAGCAGTAGCCTCTTGTATATGCATTAGGTCAGCAGTAGCCTCTTGTATATGCATTAGGTCAGCAGTAGCCTCTTGTATATGTATTAGGTCAGCAGTAGCCTCTTGTATATGCATTAGGTCAGCAGTAGCCTCTTGTATATGCATTAGGTCAGCAGTAGCCTCTTGTATATGCATTAGGTCAGCAGTAGCCTCTTGTATATGCATTAGGTCAGCAGTAGCCTCTTGTATATGCATTAGGTCAGCAGTAGCCTCTTGTATATGCATTAGGTCAGCAATAGCCTCTTGTATATGCATCAGGTCAGCAGTAGCCTCTTGTATATGCATTAGGTCAGCAATAGCCTCTTGTATATGCATTAGGTCAGCAGTAGCCTCTTGTATATGCATTAGGTCAGCAGTAGCCTCTTGTATATGCATTAGGTCAGCAGTAGCCTCTTGTATATGCATTAGGTCAGCAGTAGCCTCTTGTATATGCATCAGGTCAGCAGTAGCCTCTTGTATATGCATTTGCCTTCAATGTTTCAGTTAATAATTCATGAGTTATCTTCTCAAGTTAATCATGGTGGTTCCGTCAGAGCTAAAAGTTTCTTATTTAAGGTGTCATCCACTCTTGACTTAAAATTTGCATAAACTTGTTAAGCATTGCCCTGAAAACTCTTTGGATTTTCAAGCATGTTTTTAAAGAGTTTTGAAGTATGTTTGACAAATTGAATCATGAAAAAGTGATATATTTTGATAGTAGTTCatgcttttttaatttacatggATCCAGAGAGCAATAGCAGAGTTTGCAACAACAGTTTTACTacacttttattatttattgaacCATATACTTTATAGTT carries:
- the LOC137410137 gene encoding leucine-rich repeat and coiled-coil domain-containing protein PF3D7_0703800-like codes for the protein MHIQEATADLMHIQEATADLMHIQEATADLMHIQEATADLMHIQEATADLMHIQEAIADLMHIQEATADLMHIQEAIADLMHIQEATADLMHIQEATADLMHIQEATADLMHIQEATADLMHIQEATADLMHIQEATADLIHIQEATADLMHIQEATADLMHIQEATADLMHIQEATADLMHIQEATANLMK